The sequence ATAAAGTAATCCCATTTTTAAAGAAATAAAGAGCGTTATGAATTTAATGGATAGCAAAGAATATGACAGCTTTTTAATAGCGAGCAAAATATAAGACAGCTAAAACAAAGTAATAGCATTTAGTAAAGTAGGGGTAAGAGGTAAAAAATGGAAAAACATGCGTTTTAGATAAAACATTCATACCCACTACTAGCAGTCAAGGAGAAGTAACAAACCCAGACCGCATGAAAGAATTGTAATATAAAAAAGATTAAAACAGCTTTTAAGACTATCAATCCATATGATTTTACCAAAAAGAAAGCATCAGTCATTTTAATAGGTTTTTTAAAATTAGCTATAATCAAGGCTTCAAAAAGCCATAATTAAAAGAGTTGAGATGTTGGAAAAATTGATTGAAAGAGTGTTGTTTGCCACTCGTTGGTTGCTAGCCCCTTTATGCATTGCCATGTCGTTAGTGCTGGTGGTTTTAGGCTATGCGTTCATGAAAGAGTTGTGGCACATGCTAAGCCATTTAAACACGATCAGCGAAACGGATTTGGTTTTATCAGCCTTAGGATTAGTGGATTTGTTGTTTATGGCCGGGCTTGTTTTAATGGTGTTGCTCGCCAGTTATGAAAGCTTTGTTTCCAAATTAGACAAGGTAGATGCCAGTGAAATCACTTGGCTAAAGCACACGGATTTTAACGCTTTAAAATTAAAGGTTTCACTCTCCATTGTAGCGATTTCGGCGATTTTCTTGCTCAAACGCTACATGAGTTTAGAAGACGTTCTATCCAGTATCCCTAAGGACACGCCCTTATCGCATAACCCCATTTTTTGGCAAGTGGTGATCCATTTGGTGTTTGTGTGTTCAGCACTTTTAGCCGCTGTTACCAATAACATCGCTTTTTCGCAAAATAAAGCGCATTAAAAGTTTTAAAGCTCTCTTTCAGGAAGGACTTTAGACCATTCTTTAATCAAGCGCAAAAAGAAGGAAGTGTCAGGCGAAGTTTTTTCATGGATTAAAATGCCTTCTTCCACCGCTTCCCAAATCACTCTATGCCGATACACCACCAAATGCCATGCTTGTTGGGCATGATCTTTAAGCGACAAACGCACCCTTTTGGCAAAAGACGGGTTGTCAAACAAAACCGCGCTTTCAGTGTTGATGTATGCAGAGCGCGGATCAATATTAAAACTCCCTAGAAGCGTTAAATTGTCATCAAAAACAATCGTTTTGCCGTGTAAGGAATGTTTGGTGCTAAAGCGCCCTTTAATCTGGCGGTTAAAAAAATCGTTTCGTATTTCATAGACATTCGCGCCCATTCGCACTAATTGGTTGCGATACCTTTCCCATGCCCCATAGACCACTATTGCATCAGTAGATGAAAGGGAATTGGTAAGAATATTCAATTCAATCCCCTTAGAAATTTGATTTTTAAAGATTTTCATCATCTTTTTGCCTGGAATAAAATACGATGAAGCGATAAAAACGGAGTCTTTAGCGTTTTTAAGGGCTTTTTCAAAAGCGATTTTAATAGGCGAATACAAGGGCGTGTCAATTTTTTTGGGTGAATCGGCTAAAAAAATGGCATTCCCATAATAAATGGGGTATTGGTATTTTTGGAAGTGTTCTATAAAATCATTGACTTTTTTTTCAAAATGGTTTTTGTCTTCAGCGCTGATAGGGATTTTTTCATGGAGTTTAGCGATTTCTTTAGCGTTGTTTTTGAGTCTTTTATGGGTTCTTAGTAATGAAACAGGGATAGAGCGGTGGAACCTCCAATAGCGTTCAAAGCTTTCTTTGGCTTTTGAAGCAACCCCCCCAAAAAACAAAGCGTCTAAATCTAAAAAATTCGTGTCTAAATCGTTATCAAAATAATTATCCCCAATATTGCGCCCCCCTATAATGACAGCGAAATTATCCACGATGAAAAGCTTGTTGTGCATGCGTTTTTTAATGCGCTCATAATCCGCAAGCATTTCAAAATAACGCAAGCCTTTATTGCGGATATAGTAGGGGTTAAAAATTTTCACTTCAATGTTTTTATGGAAATTTAAGAGCATAATATCTGAAAAATCGGAATACACTCCGTTATCGTCTAAAAGGATGCGCACTTTTACCCCACGATTGGCCGCATTTAAAAGTTCTTTAGCGATCACTTGAGAAGAGAGATCGTTCTTATAGATATAAGTTTGCATGTCAATGCTTTTTTGGCTCATTCTGATAAGTCCCACTCTATGTAACAAAGCGTCAAAGCCGTCTTCTAAAAGAATGGCCGCGCTATGGTTAGGGTTTTCTTTTAATTTTTTGGCATACAAGCTCCCAATAGCGGTAGTGTAGGGATCATAAGAGATAGGGGGGCTTGAAATGGGAGTCTTATAGACTAACCCAAAGCACCCATTAAAAAAAAAGACGCTTAAAAGGACTAAAAAGATTTTCAAAAACGACCCACTAAAAAGAAATTAGCGGCTTTTACCCACTTTCAACATCCTATTACGCAAAGTAGCGATACTGCTTTGCAAGGGTAATTCTTTAGGGCAAGTGTCATGGCAAGCGATCAAGCTCATGCACCCAAAAATACCATCATCATCGCCCACTAATTCATAAAAATCGTCATCGCTTCTTTCATCGTGGCTGTCAATCATAAAACGCATGGCTCTGTTCATGCCAGCAGCTCCAATGAAATTAGGGCGCATGAGCTTAGTCCCACAAGAAGCGATACAGCACCCGCATTCAATACACCTGTCTAGTTCAAAGACTTCTTGGGCTTCATCAGGTTCAATCCTTTTTTCTGGCTTAGTAATATCCACTTCTTCTTTAGAATGCGCCCAGCTCTCCACCCTTTTAGTCATATCGCCAAACCAATCGCCTGTATTCACACTCAAATCCTTAATGAGCGTAAAACTGGGCATGGGCATGAGCGTGATCACCCCGCTTTCAAAGCTAGAAGTTAGGGTTTTACAAGCCAGTCTCGGTCTCCCATTAACCATCATCGCGCAAGAGCCGCAAATCCCAGCGCGGCACACAAAATCAAAGCTCAAATCTGGATCTTGATGCTCTCTAATGAGATTTAAAGCGATAAAGAGCGTCATGGATGGCGTTTCTTTCAATTGATACTCTTTAAAATGCGGCTTACTCACCGCGCTTTGAGGGTCAAATTTTAACACTCTAACTACAATCGTTCGTTCATTATCACTCATGGTGTTCTCCTTTTAGGTTAGCGTTGTGTTGGTCTAATAAATCATGGACATTGAAAGAATACAAATGTTCCCCCCTAGCCCTGACTTCTTCATCTTCTAAACGCATGTTCCTAGCCTTGTATTTTTCTTGCAATTCAAAAGGCATGAGCGCATGTTGGACTTCTATCCTGTCTTTCCCAAGCTTTTCTAATTCTAAAATCGTTTTCAAAATCTCAGCGTCGCGCTCTTCTTTTTTGGGGTGAGGAATGAAATTGCCCTTTTTGCCATAGCCCCTAAAATCAGGGCTGATTTCCATTTTCATCACATCTAATTCTTCGTATTCAATCGTGGGCATGTCTTGCTCAGCGCTAGGCCAGCTCGCTAAAGTCCGATTAAGCCATTTTTCATCGTCTCTTTTAGGGTAGTCAATCCTTGTGTGAGCCCCTCTGCTTTCAGTGCGCAGTAACGCTCCTTGGGTGATGCAAAGTGCGAGTTTGAGCATTTTTTTGGTGCGGTAAGCGTCTTCTAATTCAGGGTTATTGTGCAAAACCTTGTTTTTCACGCAAATGTTTTTGGAGCGCGCATAAAGCTCTTGCAATTCTTTAAGGGCTTCTTCTAATTTTTTGCCTTCTCTAAAAACGCCCACTTTTTCATCCATGACTTCTTTCATGTGCTCTCTAATCTCATACACATCTTCTTTGCCTTCATTATGCAATAAAAAATGCATATAATCCTGGCTTTCTTTAATGAAGGCTTCAACCTTTTGCGTGTTGATTTCAATTTGCGCTTCCAAACAATGCGAGGCAAAATAATCCCCTATGATCATGCCAGCGACCACCGCTTCACTCACAGAATTTCCCCCCAAGCGGTTAAACCCATGCAAATCCCAGCATGCCGCTTCGCCCGCGCAAAACAAGCCTTTTAAATGGGTTTCGCCTTTAGGGTTTGTCCTAACCCCACCCATAGAATAGTGTTGCATGGGCTTTATGGGGATCCAGCCTTTTTGCTTAGCCATCGCTTGCCCGTATTCAGGCTCATTTGCGGGCATTCCTTGCATGTTGTCTTTGGTTTGCTCTTCGCTATCGGCCGGATCAATGCCGGCAAAAGTCATGGCAATATCGCGCACATCCCTTAAGTTTTTTTCCACATGGTTACGCCCTAAAATAGCAATATCCAACCACACATGATCCCCATAGGGCGATTTGGCTCCATAGCCTTTTTGGATATGCTCTAAAATCCGCCTTGAAACCACATCCCTACTCGCAAGCTCTTTTTTCTCCGGCTCATAAGCGGGCATGAAGCGTCTGCCAAACTTGTCTCTTAAAACGCCACCATCGCCCCTGCAACCTTCGGTCATTAAAATCCCGCTTGGCACTAAAGCGGTAGGGTGGAATTGCACCGCTTCCATGTTGCCTAATTTAGCCACGCCGGTTTCTAACGCACTCGCCGCCCCGGCTCCGTCGCAAATCACGGCGTTAGTGGTGTGTTTATACACGCGCCCATAACCTCCGGTAGCTAAAAGCGTGCCCTTAGAAACATACGCTGAAATTTCGCCTGTGATCAAATCCCTTACCACCGCCCCATAGCATTTATTGTCATGATGGATGAAAGCGAGCATGTCCTTTCTGTCTTGAATATCCACTTTGTGGTGTAAGGCTTCGTTAGCGACCGCATAAAGCATGGTATGCCCTGTAGCATCAGCCGTAAAGCATGTGCGCCATTTTTTAGTGCCGCCAAAATCACGGCTTAGAATATAACCATGCCTGTCGTCTCTTTCGGTAATGATAATATGCTCACTATTGACGACCGCAGGCCTATCGCCCTTTTTAATCCTAGTCCAAGGCACCCCCCAACTGGCCAATTCCCTAATGGCTTTAGGGGCAGTGGTTACAAACATTCTAGCCACTTGCTGATCACACCCCCAATCGCTCCCCTTAACCGTGTCTAAAAAGTGCAAATCTTCATTATCGCCCTCGCTTTTTTTAGCGTTCGCAAGGCTCGCTTGCATGCCCCCTTGAGCGGCTGCAGAGTGTGAACGCCTGACAGGCACTAGGCTTAAAACGATGGTGTTTAAACCCTTTTGTTTGCATGCGATACTAGCCCTTAACCCGGCCAATCCGCCTCCAATAATTAGCGCATCACAATATGTTATTTTCATTTTCTACCCTTATTCTTTGTGGAATTTCCCATCAGCTTCTATGGCTTCTTGCATGGTTTTAATGCCATTGTCCTTATTTTCTAAACCTTTTTTAATGTAAGCCCCATAGGTGCAAAGCCCTAAAACAATAAAAAACACGCTCATCGCCCATTTGACTTTTCTCAAGCCTTGAATGCTCGCATTCTTAAACCACCCCCATTTAATCGCTAAACGATACAACCCGATAGAGCCATGCAATTCTACGGCAAACAATAAGAAAATATACAAAAGCCAAAAGTTTTGCGTTACAAAACGATAGCTTGAGCCATGAGGCCCAATACTTTCAGGCTCTGTGAGCATGACAAACAAGTGGATACTCGCTAAGAAAAACATCGCAAACCCGGTTAAGGCTTGAATAAACCACAAACTCGTATCGCCATGTTTCATCAAATGCTTATGGGTTTTAAAAACCTTGTATTGCCTGTAATTGATAGGGAATTTCCTTAACGCCAAAAAAGCATGTGCGACTAAAATAAGAATAACTCCTGCTGCAACCACGCTCACAATAGCCGGCTCGCCCGCTTTTAAAAACAAGCTCCCTTCAAAAAATTTCGCCACTTTATACATGGCTTCATCGCTAATCAAGATACTTGAGACCAAAAACATGTGCGCTATCATAAAGAGCGCTAAAATCAAGCCCGTAGTGCTCTGTAAAAAATCCAGCTTAGCATAAATACCGCTCTTTTTAAGCCCTTTGTTAGCGCCATAATAACCCTCTATAATCTCTTCTTGTTGCATAAAAACTGCTCCTAAAAACTCAAAATTAACCTAAAATCGCTTGACGCAAAAACACTGCCTTAATTTTACTACATTTGAAATAATTTTCCTTATAAACAAAACCTAAATTGGGAAAAAATTCAATTCAAGGGGGCTATTGTTTAAAATTTACATTTTTTAAACGCTATTAGATATAATAAGGGATAGTTA is a genomic window of Helicobacter pylori oki112 containing:
- a CDS encoding TIGR00645 family protein, with the protein product MLEKLIERVLFATRWLLAPLCIAMSLVLVVLGYAFMKELWHMLSHLNTISETDLVLSALGLVDLLFMAGLVLMVLLASYESFVSKLDKVDASEITWLKHTDFNALKLKVSLSIVAISAIFLLKRYMSLEDVLSSIPKDTPLSHNPIFWQVVIHLVFVCSALLAAVTNNIAFSQNKAH
- the clsC gene encoding cardiolipin synthase ClsC, coding for MKIFLVLLSVFFFNGCFGLVYKTPISSPPISYDPYTTAIGSLYAKKLKENPNHSAAILLEDGFDALLHRVGLIRMSQKSIDMQTYIYKNDLSSQVIAKELLNAANRGVKVRILLDDNGVYSDFSDIMLLNFHKNIEVKIFNPYYIRNKGLRYFEMLADYERIKKRMHNKLFIVDNFAVIIGGRNIGDNYFDNDLDTNFLDLDALFFGGVASKAKESFERYWRFHRSIPVSLLRTHKRLKNNAKEIAKLHEKIPISAEDKNHFEKKVNDFIEHFQKYQYPIYYGNAIFLADSPKKIDTPLYSPIKIAFEKALKNAKDSVFIASSYFIPGKKMMKIFKNQISKGIELNILTNSLSSTDAIVVYGAWERYRNQLVRMGANVYEIRNDFFNRQIKGRFSTKHSLHGKTIVFDDNLTLLGSFNIDPRSAYINTESAVLFDNPSFAKRVRLSLKDHAQQAWHLVVYRHRVIWEAVEEGILIHEKTSPDTSFFLRLIKEWSKVLPEREL
- a CDS encoding fumarate reductase iron-sulfur subunit, which produces MSDNERTIVVRVLKFDPQSAVSKPHFKEYQLKETPSMTLFIALNLIREHQDPDLSFDFVCRAGICGSCAMMVNGRPRLACKTLTSSFESGVITLMPMPSFTLIKDLSVNTGDWFGDMTKRVESWAHSKEEVDITKPEKRIEPDEAQEVFELDRCIECGCCIASCGTKLMRPNFIGAAGMNRAMRFMIDSHDERSDDDFYELVGDDDGIFGCMSLIACHDTCPKELPLQSSIATLRNRMLKVGKSR
- a CDS encoding fumarate reductase flavoprotein subunit yields the protein MKITYCDALIIGGGLAGLRASIACKQKGLNTIVLSLVPVRRSHSAAAQGGMQASLANAKKSEGDNEDLHFLDTVKGSDWGCDQQVARMFVTTAPKAIRELASWGVPWTRIKKGDRPAVVNSEHIIITERDDRHGYILSRDFGGTKKWRTCFTADATGHTMLYAVANEALHHKVDIQDRKDMLAFIHHDNKCYGAVVRDLITGEISAYVSKGTLLATGGYGRVYKHTTNAVICDGAGAASALETGVAKLGNMEAVQFHPTALVPSGILMTEGCRGDGGVLRDKFGRRFMPAYEPEKKELASRDVVSRRILEHIQKGYGAKSPYGDHVWLDIAILGRNHVEKNLRDVRDIAMTFAGIDPADSEEQTKDNMQGMPANEPEYGQAMAKQKGWIPIKPMQHYSMGGVRTNPKGETHLKGLFCAGEAACWDLHGFNRLGGNSVSEAVVAGMIIGDYFASHCLEAQIEINTQKVEAFIKESQDYMHFLLHNEGKEDVYEIREHMKEVMDEKVGVFREGKKLEEALKELQELYARSKNICVKNKVLHNNPELEDAYRTKKMLKLALCITQGALLRTESRGAHTRIDYPKRDDEKWLNRTLASWPSAEQDMPTIEYEELDVMKMEISPDFRGYGKKGNFIPHPKKEERDAEILKTILELEKLGKDRIEVQHALMPFELQEKYKARNMRLEDEEVRARGEHLYSFNVHDLLDQHNANLKGEHHE
- a CDS encoding fumarate reductase cytochrome b subunit, encoding MQQEEIIEGYYGANKGLKKSGIYAKLDFLQSTTGLILALFMIAHMFLVSSILISDEAMYKVAKFFEGSLFLKAGEPAIVSVVAAGVILILVAHAFLALRKFPINYRQYKVFKTHKHLMKHGDTSLWFIQALTGFAMFFLASIHLFVMLTEPESIGPHGSSYRFVTQNFWLLYIFLLFAVELHGSIGLYRLAIKWGWFKNASIQGLRKVKWAMSVFFIVLGLCTYGAYIKKGLENKDNGIKTMQEAIEADGKFHKE